In the genome of Nocardia sp. NBC_00416, one region contains:
- the smc gene encoding chromosome segregation protein SMC: MHLKSLTLKGFKSFASATTLRFEPGITCVVGPNGSGKSNVVDALTWVMGEQGAKALRGGKMEDVIFAGTSGRAPLGRAEVTLTIDNSDGALPIDYAEVSITRRMFRDGAGEYEINGNSCRLMDVQELLSDSGIGREMHVIVGQGQLSAILESRPEDRRAFIEEAAGVLKHRKRKEKAVRKLDAMQANLARLTDLTSELRRQLKPLGRQAEVARRAQTVQADLRDARLRLAADDLVTRRNELESQQSKEAYAREQQITVQSELDAADAALAQQEFQLSRLTPSAEAAGQLWFQLSALSERVNATIRIAGDRARHLDTTTAANTGRDPDQLEAEADRVEAEEAELRETVEMATETLEAARDGLAERDHAARAAEQAHLAAVRAIADRREGLVRLSGQVENLRTRTQSIDAEVVRLSTAITEARARGSAAQTEFDTVQDELAELDAGEAGLDAQHEHAVEALELADRRVTELRAEDREAGRRVASLTARIEALGMNLASRDGAAWLTENQPAGLLGSLSEQLRVHAGYETAVAAVLGPVAEAVVADTSDTALSALRALGKADGGRAALVYGGPDGDEIADAGAPLPESARWLLDVVDCPGTVRAAVVALIRRVAVVEDLDAASALLATRPELRVVTRDGDLAGTGWLVGGSDRSPSRLEIQAGIDAAEADLIAAQRHAEELEASLAGALEEQTDRKEAVDHALLTLHESDQALNAVYERLGRLGAAARAAHAESERLTDQRAAAEATHEEAMTTLVDLEERLRHAEREQADTDSDAAGAAGTEAAALAREEAAAALAEARAMEVEARLAVRTAEERAESVRGKADSLRRSARAERDARARAERAQAARRQAARVAAAVAESGADLVAELEKVVAAAVARRDELVRRRTECATQVDQIKERVRALGIQLGQLTDTVHRDEVAKAQAALRIEQLEANIAEQFGIALEDLIAEYGPDMVLPPSDLEMREYEQAKERGEQVTAPAPMPFDRASQERRAKRAEKDLTTLGKVNPLALEEFAALEERYNFLATQLEDVKKARQDLLDVVSEVDERILQVFTDAYADVEREFVQVFAALFPGGDGRLLLTDPTDMLTTGIEVEARPPGKKVKRLSLLSGGEKSLTAVALLVAIFRARPSPFYVMDEVEAALDDTNLRRLIGLFEQLREKSQLIVISHQKPTMEIADALYGVSMRGDGITQVISQRLRGENLATSGTAAE, encoded by the coding sequence TTGCACCTGAAGAGCTTGACGTTGAAGGGGTTCAAATCCTTCGCGTCCGCGACGACTCTGCGATTCGAGCCCGGGATCACCTGCGTGGTCGGCCCGAACGGGTCCGGGAAATCCAATGTCGTCGACGCGCTCACCTGGGTGATGGGTGAACAGGGCGCCAAAGCGTTGCGCGGCGGGAAGATGGAGGACGTCATCTTCGCCGGCACCTCCGGCCGGGCGCCGCTGGGACGTGCCGAGGTCACCCTGACCATCGACAACTCCGACGGCGCGCTGCCCATCGACTACGCCGAGGTCTCCATCACCCGCCGGATGTTCCGCGACGGCGCCGGAGAGTACGAGATCAACGGCAACTCCTGTCGGCTGATGGACGTGCAGGAACTGCTCAGCGATTCCGGTATCGGCCGGGAGATGCACGTCATCGTCGGCCAAGGGCAGCTCTCGGCGATCCTCGAATCACGCCCCGAGGATCGGCGCGCCTTCATCGAAGAGGCCGCCGGGGTACTCAAACACCGCAAACGCAAGGAAAAGGCCGTTCGCAAACTGGATGCGATGCAGGCCAACCTGGCTCGGCTCACCGACCTCACCAGCGAACTACGCCGCCAGCTCAAACCACTCGGACGTCAGGCCGAGGTCGCCCGGCGGGCGCAGACCGTGCAGGCGGATCTGCGCGACGCCCGGTTGCGGCTGGCGGCCGACGATCTGGTCACCCGGCGCAACGAGCTGGAGAGCCAGCAGAGCAAAGAGGCCTACGCGCGGGAACAGCAGATCACCGTGCAGAGCGAACTGGACGCCGCTGATGCCGCCCTGGCCCAGCAGGAATTCCAGCTCTCGCGCCTGACACCCAGCGCCGAGGCCGCGGGACAGCTGTGGTTCCAATTGTCAGCGCTGTCCGAACGCGTCAACGCGACCATCCGTATCGCCGGCGATCGTGCCCGGCACCTGGATACCACCACCGCGGCGAACACCGGCCGCGACCCCGATCAGCTGGAGGCCGAGGCCGACCGGGTGGAGGCCGAAGAGGCCGAATTGCGCGAAACCGTGGAGATGGCCACCGAAACACTGGAGGCCGCCCGCGACGGGCTCGCCGAACGCGACCATGCGGCCAGGGCGGCCGAACAAGCCCATCTGGCCGCTGTGCGGGCCATCGCCGACCGGCGCGAAGGCCTGGTCCGGTTATCCGGTCAGGTCGAGAATCTGCGCACCCGGACGCAATCCATCGACGCCGAGGTCGTGCGGTTGTCCACCGCGATCACCGAGGCCCGGGCCCGGGGCAGTGCGGCGCAGACCGAATTCGACACGGTCCAGGACGAACTGGCCGAGCTGGACGCCGGTGAAGCCGGGTTGGACGCCCAGCACGAACATGCGGTGGAGGCGCTGGAACTGGCCGATCGCCGGGTCACCGAGCTGCGCGCCGAGGATCGGGAGGCCGGTCGCCGGGTCGCCTCGCTGACGGCCCGGATCGAGGCACTCGGTATGAACCTGGCCAGCCGGGACGGCGCGGCGTGGCTCACCGAGAACCAACCCGCGGGCCTGCTGGGTTCGCTGTCCGAACAGCTGCGGGTGCATGCCGGATACGAGACCGCGGTCGCCGCGGTGCTCGGTCCGGTGGCCGAGGCCGTGGTGGCCGATACCAGCGACACGGCGCTGAGTGCCCTGCGCGCGCTCGGCAAGGCCGACGGCGGCCGGGCCGCGCTGGTGTACGGGGGACCCGACGGCGACGAGATCGCGGATGCCGGTGCTCCGCTGCCCGAGTCCGCTCGATGGCTGCTGGACGTGGTGGACTGCCCGGGCACGGTGCGCGCCGCCGTGGTCGCGCTGATCCGCCGGGTCGCGGTCGTCGAGGACCTCGACGCCGCGTCCGCCCTGCTCGCCACCCGCCCGGAACTGCGCGTGGTCACCCGCGACGGTGACCTGGCCGGCACCGGGTGGCTGGTCGGCGGCTCGGATCGGTCGCCGAGCCGGTTGGAGATCCAGGCGGGCATCGATGCCGCCGAAGCCGACCTGATCGCGGCCCAGCGCCACGCCGAGGAGCTGGAAGCGAGTCTGGCGGGTGCGCTGGAGGAGCAGACCGATCGCAAGGAAGCCGTCGACCACGCCCTGCTGACGCTGCACGAATCCGATCAGGCCCTCAACGCCGTCTACGAGCGGCTGGGCCGGCTCGGCGCGGCCGCGCGGGCCGCGCACGCCGAATCCGAGCGGCTCACCGATCAGCGTGCCGCCGCCGAGGCCACCCACGAGGAGGCGATGACCACACTCGTCGACCTCGAGGAACGGCTGCGGCACGCGGAACGGGAACAGGCCGACACCGACAGCGACGCGGCCGGAGCCGCGGGTACCGAAGCCGCCGCACTGGCCCGGGAAGAGGCCGCCGCCGCGCTCGCCGAGGCCCGAGCCATGGAGGTCGAGGCCCGCTTGGCGGTCCGCACGGCCGAGGAACGCGCCGAATCGGTCCGCGGCAAAGCGGATTCGCTGCGGCGTTCCGCCCGGGCCGAACGCGACGCACGAGCCCGCGCCGAACGGGCGCAGGCCGCCCGCCGGCAGGCCGCCCGGGTCGCCGCCGCGGTCGCCGAATCCGGCGCCGATCTGGTCGCCGAACTGGAGAAGGTGGTCGCCGCGGCCGTGGCCCGCCGTGACGAACTGGTCCGCCGGCGCACCGAATGCGCCACCCAGGTCGATCAGATCAAGGAGCGGGTGCGAGCGCTGGGTATCCAACTCGGGCAGCTCACCGACACGGTGCACCGCGACGAAGTCGCCAAGGCGCAGGCCGCGCTGCGGATCGAACAGCTCGAGGCCAATATCGCCGAACAGTTCGGGATCGCACTCGAGGATCTGATCGCCGAATACGGTCCCGATATGGTCCTGCCGCCCAGTGACCTGGAGATGCGGGAATACGAGCAGGCCAAGGAACGCGGTGAACAGGTCACCGCGCCCGCCCCGATGCCCTTCGACCGTGCCTCGCAGGAGCGTCGCGCCAAACGCGCCGAGAAGGATCTGACCACTCTCGGCAAGGTGAACCCGCTGGCGCTCGAGGAGTTCGCGGCGCTCGAGGAGCGCTACAACTTCCTGGCCACCCAGCTCGAAGACGTCAAGAAGGCACGGCAGGACCTGCTGGACGTGGTGTCGGAGGTGGACGAGCGGATCCTGCAGGTCTTCACCGACGCCTACGCCGATGTGGAACGCGAGTTCGTTCAGGTTTTCGCCGCGCTGTTCCCCGGCGGCGACGGCCGCCTGCTGCTCACCGACCCCACCGATATGCTCACCACCGGTATCGAAGTGGAAGCGCGACCGCCCGGCAAGAAGGTCAAGCGACTGTCGTTGCTCTCCGGCGGTGAGAAATCGCTCACCGCGGTGGCGCTGCTGGTGGCGATCTTCCGCGCCCGCCCCTCGCCGTTCTACGTGATGGACGAGGTGGAAGCCGCGCTCGACGACACCAACCTGCGGCGGCTGATCGGGCTGTTCGAGCAATTGCGGGAGAAGAGCCAGTTGATCGTCATCAGCCATCAGAAACCGACCATGGAGATCGCCGACGCGCTCTACGGCGTGAGCATGCGCGGCGACGGCATCACCCAGGTCATCTCGCAGCGACTGCGCGGGGAGAACCTCGCCACGAGCGGTACGGCGGCGGAGTAG
- a CDS encoding acylphosphatase → MAADDDPVRLSAWVHGYVQGVGFRWWTRARALELGLTGHATNAADGRVHVVAEGSRAATGKLLALLRSGTTPGRVDLVVEAWEPARGGLMGFVER, encoded by the coding sequence GTGGCGGCCGACGACGACCCGGTGCGGCTGAGCGCCTGGGTGCACGGGTATGTGCAGGGTGTGGGTTTCCGGTGGTGGACGCGGGCGCGGGCGCTGGAACTCGGGTTGACCGGTCATGCCACGAATGCCGCCGACGGCCGGGTGCATGTGGTGGCCGAGGGGTCGCGGGCGGCGACGGGGAAATTGCTGGCGCTGCTGCGGTCGGGTACCACGCCCGGCCGGGTGGATCTCGTAGTGGAGGCATGGGAGCCGGCGCGTGGCGGGTTGATGGGGTTCGTCGAGCGGTAG
- a CDS encoding DUF2237 family protein: protein MTDRNVLGGPLQECGTDPLTGFYRDGCCSTGPEDLGSHTVCTVVTAEFLEHQASIGNDLSTPRPENNFPGLQPGDRWCVVAVRWLHAHEDGVAAPVVLAATHENALEVIAMEILRKYAVDVPDDVSDLL, encoded by the coding sequence GTGACCGATCGAAACGTGCTTGGGGGTCCGCTACAAGAGTGCGGCACCGATCCTCTGACAGGGTTCTACCGCGACGGCTGCTGCAGCACCGGCCCGGAGGACCTGGGCAGCCACACCGTGTGCACGGTCGTCACAGCCGAGTTCCTCGAACATCAGGCGTCCATCGGCAACGATCTCAGTACGCCTCGTCCGGAGAACAACTTCCCCGGTCTCCAGCCGGGGGACAGATGGTGTGTCGTGGCGGTGCGCTGGTTACACGCGCACGAGGACGGTGTCGCCGCACCCGTGGTGCTGGCGGCGACCCATGAGAATGCCCTGGAAGTGATAGCGATGGAGATCCTGCGCAAATACGCGGTCGATGTACCCGACGATGTCAGCGACCTGCTCTGA
- the ftsY gene encoding signal recognition particle-docking protein FtsY: MVGVSAQAWILIAVIAAVLLVALVAGFVRYKRGRVSLTAPAENDELTDRSGGYQAAGGFTFSQSGQGATAAPPAPGPSPTERTDVEGQPNIGDDAAIPRDAPRRGITDVPLPEAADGGATTAAPESGVAPADPTDSAVPETTDPVATGTPEAGPAAPSTAADTDAAPEAATASEQASDAPAVEGVRPDAPLTAPDTAADAHLVPEIEEIEPTSGRLTRLRGRLSRSQNAVGKSLLGLLGGGDLDEDSWEEIEDTLVLADIGTAVTTVIVERLRAEMAARSVRTADEARAVLRQVLIESLRPDLDRSVRALPHADHPSILLVVGVNGTGKTTTTGKLARVLVADGRRVLLGAADTFRAAAADQLQTWGERVGAETVRGREGADPAAVAFDAVATGIDAGVDVVLVDTAGRLHTKTGLMDELGKVKRVVEKKASVDEVLLVLDATVGQNGLAQARIFAEVVDISGVVLTKLDGTAKGGIVFQIQHELGVPVKLVGLGEGADDLAPFEPSAFVDALLG; encoded by the coding sequence ATGGTCGGCGTGAGTGCGCAAGCCTGGATTCTGATCGCAGTGATCGCCGCCGTACTGCTGGTCGCGCTCGTGGCCGGTTTCGTCCGGTACAAGCGCGGCCGGGTCTCGCTGACGGCGCCGGCGGAGAACGACGAGCTGACCGACCGGTCGGGCGGATATCAGGCGGCAGGTGGATTCACCTTCAGCCAGAGCGGGCAGGGCGCGACCGCCGCCCCGCCGGCGCCCGGTCCGAGTCCCACTGAGCGGACCGATGTCGAGGGACAGCCGAATATCGGCGACGACGCCGCGATCCCGCGTGACGCGCCGCGCCGCGGAATCACCGATGTCCCGCTCCCGGAGGCCGCCGACGGTGGCGCGACGACCGCCGCGCCGGAGTCCGGGGTGGCGCCCGCGGATCCGACCGATTCGGCCGTGCCCGAGACGACGGACCCGGTCGCCACGGGGACCCCGGAAGCCGGACCGGCCGCGCCGTCGACGGCGGCGGACACCGATGCGGCGCCGGAGGCCGCCACCGCATCCGAGCAGGCGTCCGACGCGCCCGCCGTGGAAGGTGTGCGCCCCGATGCGCCGCTCACCGCACCCGATACCGCCGCGGACGCCCACCTGGTCCCGGAGATCGAGGAGATCGAGCCCACCTCCGGGCGCCTGACCCGATTACGCGGCCGCCTGTCGCGATCGCAGAACGCGGTGGGCAAGAGCCTGCTGGGGCTGCTCGGCGGCGGCGACCTGGACGAGGATTCCTGGGAAGAGATCGAGGACACGCTGGTCCTGGCCGATATCGGCACTGCGGTCACCACTGTCATCGTGGAACGGCTGCGTGCGGAAATGGCCGCGCGCAGTGTGCGCACCGCCGACGAGGCGCGCGCGGTGCTGCGGCAGGTCCTGATCGAATCGCTGCGACCGGACCTCGACCGCTCGGTGCGCGCGCTGCCGCACGCCGACCATCCGTCGATCCTGCTCGTGGTCGGTGTGAACGGCACCGGCAAGACGACCACGACCGGCAAGCTGGCCCGGGTGCTGGTGGCCGACGGCCGCCGCGTGCTGCTGGGCGCCGCGGACACCTTCCGCGCGGCCGCGGCCGACCAGCTGCAGACCTGGGGTGAGCGGGTCGGCGCAGAGACCGTCCGCGGGCGCGAGGGCGCCGATCCGGCGGCCGTCGCGTTCGACGCCGTGGCCACCGGTATCGACGCCGGGGTGGACGTGGTCCTCGTCGATACCGCGGGCCGCCTGCACACCAAGACCGGGCTGATGGACGAACTGGGCAAGGTCAAACGCGTGGTCGAGAAGAAGGCCTCGGTGGACGAGGTGCTGCTGGTACTCGACGCCACCGTCGGGCAGAACGGCCTGGCGCAGGCCCGGATCTTCGCCGAAGTGGTCGATATCAGCGGTGTCGTGCTGACGAAACTCGACGGAACCGCCAAGGGCGGTATCGTCTTCCAGATCCAGCACGAACTCGGCGTGCCGGTCAAACTGGTGGGACTGGGGGAGGGCGCCGACGATCTGGCGCCGTTCGAACCGTCGGCCTTCGTGGACGCGCTCCTCGGCTGA
- a CDS encoding DUF1707 SHOCT-like domain-containing protein has translation MEISTGTRASDAERDRIVRDLSRHMEDGRIDLAEYDQRVAQVYQTATREELTAVLADLPALSSASTMKSRSRFPIWQRIEASAWLAVGLLVLVIWAAISLSVGAFTYFWPIWVIGPWGAVLAVRAATGIEAGHRHRRKA, from the coding sequence ATGGAGATCTCGACGGGAACCCGGGCATCCGACGCCGAACGGGACCGGATCGTGCGCGACCTGAGCCGGCATATGGAGGACGGCCGGATCGATCTGGCCGAGTACGACCAACGGGTCGCGCAGGTCTACCAGACCGCCACCCGTGAGGAGCTGACCGCCGTCCTCGCGGATCTGCCCGCGCTGTCTTCGGCGTCGACGATGAAATCGCGCTCACGATTCCCGATCTGGCAGCGGATCGAGGCGAGCGCCTGGCTGGCTGTCGGTCTGCTGGTCCTGGTGATCTGGGCGGCGATCTCGCTGAGTGTCGGTGCGTTCACCTACTTCTGGCCCATCTGGGTCATCGGCCCCTGGGGTGCGGTGCTGGCAGTCCGGGCGGCAACCGGTATCGAAGCCGGACACCGCCATCGCCGCAAGGCATAA
- a CDS encoding OsmC family protein: MVDDSTPAAAPSPGDTQPGPTTLWVERTGTRRYTGHSSRGAEVLVGSEGVPGVFTPGELLKIALAACSGMSSDFPLSRRLGDDYDATIRVSGVADRENEVYPQLDEVFELDLSELDEAGRERLLVTVQRAIDKVCTVGRTLKAGSKVTLSFDIDTAD, encoded by the coding sequence CTCCGGCTGCCGCTCCGAGCCCGGGCGATACGCAGCCCGGGCCGACCACGCTGTGGGTCGAGCGGACGGGAACGCGCCGCTACACCGGTCACAGTTCGCGTGGCGCCGAGGTCCTGGTCGGTTCCGAGGGAGTGCCGGGTGTGTTCACTCCCGGTGAGCTCCTGAAGATAGCGCTGGCCGCCTGCTCGGGGATGAGTTCGGATTTCCCGTTGTCGCGCCGGCTCGGCGACGACTACGACGCCACGATTCGGGTCTCGGGCGTCGCGGACCGGGAGAACGAGGTGTATCCGCAGCTCGACGAGGTGTTCGAGCTCGACCTCAGCGAACTCGACGAGGCGGGCCGGGAGCGGCTGCTGGTGACGGTGCAGCGCGCCATCGACAAGGTGTGCACGGTGGGCCGGACGCTGAAGGCCGGCAGCAAGGTGACGTTGTCGTTCGATATCGATACCGCCGACTGA